CCAAACGCGATCTTGTCATAAATACTGAAACGTCAACCATAATTAAGGCACCTGATAAACGTCTCACTATCTCAGATGAGAAGACCGTAGAAAAAGATGGGGTCTTAGCGTTGACGTTGTTCACTCCCAAAGAAGAAAGTAAGGATAGTTTAAGCTATGGTTTGAATATTAGCGATAACTTTGTGGATGGAGCAGGCAGTGGTCACTTTATGGTTCGACCTGATCGCTTTACCCACTATGAAACCATTGGTAAACATCGCCAAGTTGAAAAAGGGAGCACGACGACGTTCTTTTATAATGTGGGATCTGAAAAGCTTCCTCAACCTCTTACCTTCAATCTAACTTTCTATTCTAATTCATTTAAGGAAACGGATAGACTTAGAATTAGATAATCAAAAAAAGCCCTGCAATTCACTTAATCGTGAACACAGGGCTTCGTTATTATTCTCCAGCTAGCGCATCACAAAATGCTTTGCCGTATGGAGGGAGATCAGGTGGACGACGTGCGGAGATAATGTGACCGTCTACAACAACGGCTTCATCCTTCCAGATCGCACCTGCATTCTCCATGTCATCCCGGATACCCGGTGTCGAGGTTACTGTAACACCCTTAAGGATTTTCGCTGATATCAAGACCCATCCTGCATGGCAGATCTGCCCGATCGGCTTTTTCGCCTCATGCATATCACGAACGAGCTCCAGAACCTTAGGGTAACGGCGAAGCTTGTCCGGCGCCCATCCGCCGGGGACGAGAATTCCATCATAATCAGCAGCATTCAATTCATCCCAAGAATAATCTG
Above is a window of Paenibacillus wynnii DNA encoding:
- a CDS encoding type 1 glutamine amidotransferase domain-containing protein, with protein sequence MRLAGKKVIALVDDEVEDLELWYPVYRVREEGAEVHLAGLTKDKVYTGKYGVPAKADYSWDELNAADYDGILVPGGWAPDKLRRYPKVLELVRDMHEAKKPIGQICHAGWVLISAKILKGVTVTSTPGIRDDMENAGAIWKDEAVVVDGHIISARRPPDLPPYGKAFCDALAGE